The DNA region TTTGGCCAATAGCCTGGGAACGGTTAGCTCAGTTGCGTATACAGCGATATTTAAAGCCACAGCCGCCGGAACCGAAACTATTACCGCCTCTTACGGCGGAAAAACTGTTTCAGCAAACATAACCATTACCGCGACCGGCGAAAGCGGGAGCCTGGCTTCGATCGCTGTTTCGCCGTTGACGGCAACGTTGAGGGTGAACACCACGCAACTCTTTTCCGCATCCGGGCAGAACAGCTCGGGAGAGGCTGTCGCGATCTCTCCCAGATGGAGCTTGTCGGGAGACTCGATCGGGACCTTAACGGCCAACGGAACAACCGCGACCCTGGAAATAACCAGCCAGGGGACGGCAAAGGTCAACTGTACTTCTGGAGAAGTTGTCGGCTACGCTGATGTTACCGCCAGCGGTTATTCGGTCGATATTACTGTTGAGACCGACACCTACGTTGATTCGTCGGCCACGACCACTTCTTTTGAGGGAGCAACTTCGGTAAAAGCTGGGAACCTGGCCCCTCCGGGAACGCAGTATGAGGCATACTTTAAATATTCGCTTGCTTCACTCCCCAGCAATATAACAATTCAGGAAGCGACGCTAAAGCTTTACCCGACTTCGGCCGCAACCC from Candidatus Margulisiibacteriota bacterium includes:
- a CDS encoding DNRLRE domain-containing protein — encoded protein: MKTGLLTILLAGILIIAGCGDLPEEATTGDLSSLSISPTSASLAVGGSINFAATANYSDGSTAIVVATWSLANSLGTVSSVAYTAIFKATAAGTETITASYGGKTVSANITITATGESGSLASIAVSPLTATLRVNTTQLFSASGQNSSGEAVAISPRWSLSGDSIGTLTANGTTATLEITSQGTAKVNCTSGEVVGYADVTASGYSVDITVETDTYVDSSATTTSFEGATSVKAGNLAPPGTQYEAYFKYSLASLPSNITIQEATLKLYPTSAATPTFQIYNLAGAFTGATTWGTRPTAGGFIVSGNFTAGDYNNISDTDLLTAAKSWYTTPAANYGLVVKQDGAENGMVVILSKENG